A window of Rhododendron vialii isolate Sample 1 chromosome 13a, ASM3025357v1 contains these coding sequences:
- the LOC131314368 gene encoding protein GRAVITROPIC IN THE LIGHT 1 isoform X2 — protein sequence MFPTVLFRPFRQDNSRKKRSQIHVETEWTDLHQIRSSIPFKRDPVVFEQPTANFSLPSHATTRNRGGIKAKKMSTRVSNFTDLIQRVTANCLLHPLSAGRQQPDEISDNDSSADDKCKTESDEEDREDDGDDKVGLRVWENGEKPTPDASKVMEMVMLMGEVFEAVSAAKRAYVIMQGAHSPWDPDKMRAADAAVVAELRRLGVLRERFRRSSVGRELVRGGGRRRLGNGGVTVREVVAPYEAAVEELKGEVKAKEREIESLREKLKTATSVSGGSGGGKKGRSSQSRRKVSCSSQAHGHASPAPELFETTMASVTESGKSFTSLLLSLMRSAHWDIAAAVRSIESAATPSADPTDTTTPSLLGPHHAKYALESYVSRKVFQGFDHETFYMDGSLSSLLRPDQFRRDCFTQYQDMKSMDPVELLGVLPTCHFGKFCSKKYLSIVHPKMEESLFGDLEQRRQVVAGAHPRSQFYGEFARLAKAVWLLHLLAFAMEPPPSHFEASVGAEFHAEYMESVVRFGKGRGGGGGGVGQVVGFGLSPGFKLGNGSVIKARVYLVPRK from the exons ATGTTCCCTACTGTGTTATTTCGGCCCTTCCGGCAGGACAATTCCAG GAAGAAGAGAAGTCAAATCCACGTGGAAACAGAATGGACCGACCTGCACCAAATCCGATCCTCCATTCCGTTCAAAAGGGATCCAGTGGTGTTTGAACAACCGACAGCCAACTTCTCTTTGCCATCCCACGCCACCACCAG AAACAGAGGAGGGATCAAGGCCAAGAAAATGTCGACCAGGGTCTCCAACTTCACCGATCTGATCCAACGCGTCACCGCCAACTGCTTGCTCCACCCCCTCTCCGCCGGCCGCCAACAACCCGATGAAATCTCCGACAATGACTCCTCCGCAGACGATAAATGCAAGACCGAATCCGACGAGGAAGATCGAGAAGACGACGGAGATGATAAGGTTGGGCTTAGGGTTTGGGAAAACGGGGAAAAACCGACGCCGGATGCTAGTAAG GTGATGGAGATGGTAATGCTGATGGGGGAGGTGTTCGAGGCGGTATCGGCGGCGAAGAGAGCGTACGTGATCATGCAGGGGGCGCACAGTCCTTGGGATCCGGACAAGATGAGGGCGGCGGACGCGGCGGTGGTGGCGGAGCTGCGGCGGTTGGGGGTTTTGAGGGAGAGGTTTAGGAGGAGTAGTGTGGGGAGGGAATTGGTGCGTGGTGGTGGGAGGAGGAGGTTGGGGAACGGGGGAGTGACGGTGAGGGAGGTGGTGGCGCCGTACGAGGCGGCGGTGGAGGAGCTGAAGGGGGAGGTGAAGGCGAAGGAGAGGGAGATCGAGAGTTTGAGGGAGAAGCTGAAGACGGCCACTAGCGTCAGCGGTGGTTCTGGTGGGGGGAAGAAGGGCAGGTCGAGTCAGTCGAGGAGGAAAGTCAGCTGCAGTAGTCAAGCTCATGGTCATG CTTCGCCGGCGCCGGAGCTATTCGAGACCACCATGGCTTCAGTAACCGAATCCGGCAAGTCCTTCACAtcgctcctcctctccctcatGCGCTCCGCCCACTGGGACATCGCCGCCGCCGTCCGCTCCATCGAATCCGCCGCTACCCCCTCCGCCGACCCAACCGACACCACCACCCCTTCCCTCCTCGGCCCCCACCACGCCAAGTACGCCCTCGAGTCTTACGTCAGCCGCAAGGTCTTCCAGGGCTTCGACCACGAGACCTTCTACATGGACggctccctctcctccctcctccgcCCCGACCAGTTCCGCCGCGACTGCTTCACCCAGTACCAGGACATGAAGTCCATGGACCCCGTCGAGCTCCTGGGGGTCCTGCCCACGTGCCACTTCGGCAAGTTCTGCTCCAAGAAGTACCTCTCGATCGTCCACCCGAAGATGGAGGAGTCCTTGTTCGGGGACCTGGAGCAGCGGCGGCAGGTGGTGGCCGGGGCACACCCGAGGAGCCAGTTCTACGGGGAGTTCGCGCGGCTGGCGAAGGCGGTCTGGCTGCTGCATCTGCTGGCGTTCGCGATGGAGCCGCCGCCAAGCCATTTCGAGGCGAGCGTCGGGGCGGAGTTTCATGCGGAGTATATGGAGAGTGTGGTGAGGTTTGGGAaaggacgaggaggaggaggagggggcgTGGGGCAGgtggtcgggttcgggttgagTCCCGGGTTTAAGCTGGGGAATGGGTCGGTCATCAAGGCCAGGGTTTATTTGGTGCCCCGGAAGTGA
- the LOC131314367 gene encoding uncharacterized protein LOC131314367, whose translation MACCGRPSRSDAHLSKEEEEKAEEETRDYFDGLAPKRHSKPQRSEYSASYVDGVPSSNGVIPEQVVFQQLEHDSQKLVYNGSEVREEFVETEYYKDLNCVDKHHHTTGTGFIKVENENGMSFNLAPDAATDCHGPCHGNPATNDWIPAANDMVAFASDKPKRSDN comes from the exons atggcgtGCTGTGGGAGGCCAAGCAGGAGTGACGCTCATCTCTccaaggaagaagaggagaaggCTGAGGAAGAAACCAGAGACTACTTTGATGGCTTGGCGCCCAAACGCCACTCCAAGCCTCAGAGGAGCGAGTACTCGGCCAGTTATGTCGATGGCGTGCCCTCCTCTAATGGTGTTATCCCTGAACAAGTTGTGTTTCAGCAACTTGAACATGATTCTCAG aaactggtctacaatggaagTGAGGTGAGGGAAGAGTTTGTGGAAACAGAATACTACAAAGATCTCAATTGCGTTGACAAGCACCACCACACT ACCGGGACAGGGTTCATCAAAGTGGAGAATGAAAATGGCATGAGCTTCAACCTAGCTCCTGATGCTGCTACAGACTGTCACGGCCCTTGTCACGGAAATCCGGCGACTAACGACTGGATTCCGGCGGCTAATGACATG GTTGCATTTGCCTCTGACAAGCCGAAGAGGAGCGACAATTAG
- the LOC131314368 gene encoding protein GRAVITROPIC IN THE LIGHT 1 isoform X1 gives MFPTVLFRPFRQDNSSRKKRSQIHVETEWTDLHQIRSSIPFKRDPVVFEQPTANFSLPSHATTRNRGGIKAKKMSTRVSNFTDLIQRVTANCLLHPLSAGRQQPDEISDNDSSADDKCKTESDEEDREDDGDDKVGLRVWENGEKPTPDASKVMEMVMLMGEVFEAVSAAKRAYVIMQGAHSPWDPDKMRAADAAVVAELRRLGVLRERFRRSSVGRELVRGGGRRRLGNGGVTVREVVAPYEAAVEELKGEVKAKEREIESLREKLKTATSVSGGSGGGKKGRSSQSRRKVSCSSQAHGHASPAPELFETTMASVTESGKSFTSLLLSLMRSAHWDIAAAVRSIESAATPSADPTDTTTPSLLGPHHAKYALESYVSRKVFQGFDHETFYMDGSLSSLLRPDQFRRDCFTQYQDMKSMDPVELLGVLPTCHFGKFCSKKYLSIVHPKMEESLFGDLEQRRQVVAGAHPRSQFYGEFARLAKAVWLLHLLAFAMEPPPSHFEASVGAEFHAEYMESVVRFGKGRGGGGGGVGQVVGFGLSPGFKLGNGSVIKARVYLVPRK, from the exons ATGTTCCCTACTGTGTTATTTCGGCCCTTCCGGCAGGACAATTCCAG CAGGAAGAAGAGAAGTCAAATCCACGTGGAAACAGAATGGACCGACCTGCACCAAATCCGATCCTCCATTCCGTTCAAAAGGGATCCAGTGGTGTTTGAACAACCGACAGCCAACTTCTCTTTGCCATCCCACGCCACCACCAG AAACAGAGGAGGGATCAAGGCCAAGAAAATGTCGACCAGGGTCTCCAACTTCACCGATCTGATCCAACGCGTCACCGCCAACTGCTTGCTCCACCCCCTCTCCGCCGGCCGCCAACAACCCGATGAAATCTCCGACAATGACTCCTCCGCAGACGATAAATGCAAGACCGAATCCGACGAGGAAGATCGAGAAGACGACGGAGATGATAAGGTTGGGCTTAGGGTTTGGGAAAACGGGGAAAAACCGACGCCGGATGCTAGTAAG GTGATGGAGATGGTAATGCTGATGGGGGAGGTGTTCGAGGCGGTATCGGCGGCGAAGAGAGCGTACGTGATCATGCAGGGGGCGCACAGTCCTTGGGATCCGGACAAGATGAGGGCGGCGGACGCGGCGGTGGTGGCGGAGCTGCGGCGGTTGGGGGTTTTGAGGGAGAGGTTTAGGAGGAGTAGTGTGGGGAGGGAATTGGTGCGTGGTGGTGGGAGGAGGAGGTTGGGGAACGGGGGAGTGACGGTGAGGGAGGTGGTGGCGCCGTACGAGGCGGCGGTGGAGGAGCTGAAGGGGGAGGTGAAGGCGAAGGAGAGGGAGATCGAGAGTTTGAGGGAGAAGCTGAAGACGGCCACTAGCGTCAGCGGTGGTTCTGGTGGGGGGAAGAAGGGCAGGTCGAGTCAGTCGAGGAGGAAAGTCAGCTGCAGTAGTCAAGCTCATGGTCATG CTTCGCCGGCGCCGGAGCTATTCGAGACCACCATGGCTTCAGTAACCGAATCCGGCAAGTCCTTCACAtcgctcctcctctccctcatGCGCTCCGCCCACTGGGACATCGCCGCCGCCGTCCGCTCCATCGAATCCGCCGCTACCCCCTCCGCCGACCCAACCGACACCACCACCCCTTCCCTCCTCGGCCCCCACCACGCCAAGTACGCCCTCGAGTCTTACGTCAGCCGCAAGGTCTTCCAGGGCTTCGACCACGAGACCTTCTACATGGACggctccctctcctccctcctccgcCCCGACCAGTTCCGCCGCGACTGCTTCACCCAGTACCAGGACATGAAGTCCATGGACCCCGTCGAGCTCCTGGGGGTCCTGCCCACGTGCCACTTCGGCAAGTTCTGCTCCAAGAAGTACCTCTCGATCGTCCACCCGAAGATGGAGGAGTCCTTGTTCGGGGACCTGGAGCAGCGGCGGCAGGTGGTGGCCGGGGCACACCCGAGGAGCCAGTTCTACGGGGAGTTCGCGCGGCTGGCGAAGGCGGTCTGGCTGCTGCATCTGCTGGCGTTCGCGATGGAGCCGCCGCCAAGCCATTTCGAGGCGAGCGTCGGGGCGGAGTTTCATGCGGAGTATATGGAGAGTGTGGTGAGGTTTGGGAaaggacgaggaggaggaggagggggcgTGGGGCAGgtggtcgggttcgggttgagTCCCGGGTTTAAGCTGGGGAATGGGTCGGTCATCAAGGCCAGGGTTTATTTGGTGCCCCGGAAGTGA
- the LOC131314365 gene encoding uncharacterized protein LOC131314365 isoform X1 — protein sequence MVRVKLQRSSGVRLISPSILCLLLEGIGEGVLQFAAIRLEPDTSVQILSTQKSIDVPDGFLHEWWLIFHEIFKGWQQNNSNNNQGSSNMAKEMVNVKIQQGNPSQSREQEMNEEMIRELTGSSDFALTIVDNPIPLESGQTSQGLTFQPQQTSLADSKRYCQPVDLSDIIALRVSSSSCETLETKKVALAESGRKSKNSTGSGYGSNSVPVAADCPSETSSPICKSFDKLSHSPDSGNKDEGKTSSSDSRTNHATADTKTSKVKGSRHF from the exons ATGGTAAGGGTGAAATTGCAGAGATCTTCAGGTGTGAGGCTAATCTCCCCTTCGATCCTATGTCTCCTCCTG gaGGGGATAGGGGAAGGGGTGCTGCAATTCGCAGCTATAAGACTCGAACCCGACACTTCGGTTCAAATCCTCAGTACCCAAAAAT CGATTGATGTTCCTGACGGTTTTCTCCACGAATGGTGGTTGATATTTCATGAAATATTTAAAGGATGGcaacaaaataattcaaacaatAACCAAGGTTCCTCCAACATg GCCAAAGAAATGGTCAATGTGAAGATTCAACAAGGCAATCCTTCCCAATCCAGAGAGCAGGAGATGAATGAAGAAATGATTAGGGAGCTGACTGGTAGTAGTGATTTCG CATTGACCATAGTGGACAACCCAATACCACTG GAAAGTGGGCAAACTTCTCAAGGTTTGACATTTCAACCTCAACAAACATCATTGGCAGACTCAAAGAGATACTGTCAGCCGGTTGACCTTTCAGATATAATCGCTCTACGAGTGAGTTCCTCAAGTTGTGAAACACTGGAAACGAAAAAGGTTGCACTTGCTGAG AGTGGAAGAAAAAGCAAGAATTCTACTGGCTCTGGATACGGAAGTAATAGTGTGCCAGTAGCTGCTGATTGTCCTTCAGAAACTTCTTCACCAATTTGCAAGTCTTTCGATAAATTATCTCATTCACCTGATAGTGGCAATAAAGATGAGGGAAAGACTTCTTCAAGCGATTCACGAACAAATCATGCAACTGCTGACACTAAAACTTCGAAGGTTAAAGGTTCCAGACACTTTTGA
- the LOC131314365 gene encoding uncharacterized protein LOC131314365 isoform X2, whose product MGCPWDNREMFERYVYDYLMKNGKGEIAEIFRCEANLPFDPMSPPAIDVPDGFLHEWWLIFHEIFKGWQQNNSNNNQGSSNMAKEMVNVKIQQGNPSQSREQEMNEEMIRELTGSSDFALTIVDNPIPLESGQTSQGLTFQPQQTSLADSKRYCQPVDLSDIIALRVSSSSCETLETKKVALAESGRKSKNSTGSGYGSNSVPVAADCPSETSSPICKSFDKLSHSPDSGNKDEGKTSSSDSRTNHATADTKTSKVKGSRHF is encoded by the exons ATGGGCTGCCCATGGGACAATCGAGAGAT GTTTGAAAGGTATGTGTATGATTACTTGATGAAAAATGGTAAGGGTGAAATTGCAGAGATCTTCAGGTGTGAGGCTAATCTCCCCTTCGATCCTATGTCTCCTCCTG CGATTGATGTTCCTGACGGTTTTCTCCACGAATGGTGGTTGATATTTCATGAAATATTTAAAGGATGGcaacaaaataattcaaacaatAACCAAGGTTCCTCCAACATg GCCAAAGAAATGGTCAATGTGAAGATTCAACAAGGCAATCCTTCCCAATCCAGAGAGCAGGAGATGAATGAAGAAATGATTAGGGAGCTGACTGGTAGTAGTGATTTCG CATTGACCATAGTGGACAACCCAATACCACTG GAAAGTGGGCAAACTTCTCAAGGTTTGACATTTCAACCTCAACAAACATCATTGGCAGACTCAAAGAGATACTGTCAGCCGGTTGACCTTTCAGATATAATCGCTCTACGAGTGAGTTCCTCAAGTTGTGAAACACTGGAAACGAAAAAGGTTGCACTTGCTGAG AGTGGAAGAAAAAGCAAGAATTCTACTGGCTCTGGATACGGAAGTAATAGTGTGCCAGTAGCTGCTGATTGTCCTTCAGAAACTTCTTCACCAATTTGCAAGTCTTTCGATAAATTATCTCATTCACCTGATAGTGGCAATAAAGATGAGGGAAAGACTTCTTCAAGCGATTCACGAACAAATCATGCAACTGCTGACACTAAAACTTCGAAGGTTAAAGGTTCCAGACACTTTTGA
- the LOC131314368 gene encoding protein GRAVITROPIC IN THE LIGHT 1 isoform X3: MFPTVLFRPFRQDNSSRKKRSQIHVETEWTDLHQIRSSIPFKRDPVVFEQPTANFSLPSHATTRGGIKAKKMSTRVSNFTDLIQRVTANCLLHPLSAGRQQPDEISDNDSSADDKCKTESDEEDREDDGDDKVGLRVWENGEKPTPDASKVMEMVMLMGEVFEAVSAAKRAYVIMQGAHSPWDPDKMRAADAAVVAELRRLGVLRERFRRSSVGRELVRGGGRRRLGNGGVTVREVVAPYEAAVEELKGEVKAKEREIESLREKLKTATSVSGGSGGGKKGRSSQSRRKVSCSSQAHGHASPAPELFETTMASVTESGKSFTSLLLSLMRSAHWDIAAAVRSIESAATPSADPTDTTTPSLLGPHHAKYALESYVSRKVFQGFDHETFYMDGSLSSLLRPDQFRRDCFTQYQDMKSMDPVELLGVLPTCHFGKFCSKKYLSIVHPKMEESLFGDLEQRRQVVAGAHPRSQFYGEFARLAKAVWLLHLLAFAMEPPPSHFEASVGAEFHAEYMESVVRFGKGRGGGGGGVGQVVGFGLSPGFKLGNGSVIKARVYLVPRK, from the exons ATGTTCCCTACTGTGTTATTTCGGCCCTTCCGGCAGGACAATTCCAG CAGGAAGAAGAGAAGTCAAATCCACGTGGAAACAGAATGGACCGACCTGCACCAAATCCGATCCTCCATTCCGTTCAAAAGGGATCCAGTGGTGTTTGAACAACCGACAGCCAACTTCTCTTTGCCATCCCACGCCACCACCAG AGGAGGGATCAAGGCCAAGAAAATGTCGACCAGGGTCTCCAACTTCACCGATCTGATCCAACGCGTCACCGCCAACTGCTTGCTCCACCCCCTCTCCGCCGGCCGCCAACAACCCGATGAAATCTCCGACAATGACTCCTCCGCAGACGATAAATGCAAGACCGAATCCGACGAGGAAGATCGAGAAGACGACGGAGATGATAAGGTTGGGCTTAGGGTTTGGGAAAACGGGGAAAAACCGACGCCGGATGCTAGTAAG GTGATGGAGATGGTAATGCTGATGGGGGAGGTGTTCGAGGCGGTATCGGCGGCGAAGAGAGCGTACGTGATCATGCAGGGGGCGCACAGTCCTTGGGATCCGGACAAGATGAGGGCGGCGGACGCGGCGGTGGTGGCGGAGCTGCGGCGGTTGGGGGTTTTGAGGGAGAGGTTTAGGAGGAGTAGTGTGGGGAGGGAATTGGTGCGTGGTGGTGGGAGGAGGAGGTTGGGGAACGGGGGAGTGACGGTGAGGGAGGTGGTGGCGCCGTACGAGGCGGCGGTGGAGGAGCTGAAGGGGGAGGTGAAGGCGAAGGAGAGGGAGATCGAGAGTTTGAGGGAGAAGCTGAAGACGGCCACTAGCGTCAGCGGTGGTTCTGGTGGGGGGAAGAAGGGCAGGTCGAGTCAGTCGAGGAGGAAAGTCAGCTGCAGTAGTCAAGCTCATGGTCATG CTTCGCCGGCGCCGGAGCTATTCGAGACCACCATGGCTTCAGTAACCGAATCCGGCAAGTCCTTCACAtcgctcctcctctccctcatGCGCTCCGCCCACTGGGACATCGCCGCCGCCGTCCGCTCCATCGAATCCGCCGCTACCCCCTCCGCCGACCCAACCGACACCACCACCCCTTCCCTCCTCGGCCCCCACCACGCCAAGTACGCCCTCGAGTCTTACGTCAGCCGCAAGGTCTTCCAGGGCTTCGACCACGAGACCTTCTACATGGACggctccctctcctccctcctccgcCCCGACCAGTTCCGCCGCGACTGCTTCACCCAGTACCAGGACATGAAGTCCATGGACCCCGTCGAGCTCCTGGGGGTCCTGCCCACGTGCCACTTCGGCAAGTTCTGCTCCAAGAAGTACCTCTCGATCGTCCACCCGAAGATGGAGGAGTCCTTGTTCGGGGACCTGGAGCAGCGGCGGCAGGTGGTGGCCGGGGCACACCCGAGGAGCCAGTTCTACGGGGAGTTCGCGCGGCTGGCGAAGGCGGTCTGGCTGCTGCATCTGCTGGCGTTCGCGATGGAGCCGCCGCCAAGCCATTTCGAGGCGAGCGTCGGGGCGGAGTTTCATGCGGAGTATATGGAGAGTGTGGTGAGGTTTGGGAaaggacgaggaggaggaggagggggcgTGGGGCAGgtggtcgggttcgggttgagTCCCGGGTTTAAGCTGGGGAATGGGTCGGTCATCAAGGCCAGGGTTTATTTGGTGCCCCGGAAGTGA
- the LOC131314368 gene encoding protein GRAVITROPIC IN THE LIGHT 1 isoform X4: MFPTVLFRPFRQDNSSRKKRSQIHVETEWTDLHQIRSSIPFKRDPVVFEQPTANFSLPSHATTRNRGGIKAKKMSTRVSNFTDLIQRVTANCLLHPLSAGRQQPDEISDNDSSADDKCKTESDEEDREDDGDDKVGLRVWENGEKPTPDASKVMEMVMLMGEVFEAVSAAKRAYVIMQGAHSPWDPDKMRAADAAVVAELRRLGVLRERFRRSSVGRELVRGGGRRRLGNGGVTVREVVAPYEAAVEELKGEVKAKEREIESLREKLKTATSVSGGSGGGKKGRSSQSRRKVSCSSQAHASPAPELFETTMASVTESGKSFTSLLLSLMRSAHWDIAAAVRSIESAATPSADPTDTTTPSLLGPHHAKYALESYVSRKVFQGFDHETFYMDGSLSSLLRPDQFRRDCFTQYQDMKSMDPVELLGVLPTCHFGKFCSKKYLSIVHPKMEESLFGDLEQRRQVVAGAHPRSQFYGEFARLAKAVWLLHLLAFAMEPPPSHFEASVGAEFHAEYMESVVRFGKGRGGGGGGVGQVVGFGLSPGFKLGNGSVIKARVYLVPRK; this comes from the exons ATGTTCCCTACTGTGTTATTTCGGCCCTTCCGGCAGGACAATTCCAG CAGGAAGAAGAGAAGTCAAATCCACGTGGAAACAGAATGGACCGACCTGCACCAAATCCGATCCTCCATTCCGTTCAAAAGGGATCCAGTGGTGTTTGAACAACCGACAGCCAACTTCTCTTTGCCATCCCACGCCACCACCAG AAACAGAGGAGGGATCAAGGCCAAGAAAATGTCGACCAGGGTCTCCAACTTCACCGATCTGATCCAACGCGTCACCGCCAACTGCTTGCTCCACCCCCTCTCCGCCGGCCGCCAACAACCCGATGAAATCTCCGACAATGACTCCTCCGCAGACGATAAATGCAAGACCGAATCCGACGAGGAAGATCGAGAAGACGACGGAGATGATAAGGTTGGGCTTAGGGTTTGGGAAAACGGGGAAAAACCGACGCCGGATGCTAGTAAG GTGATGGAGATGGTAATGCTGATGGGGGAGGTGTTCGAGGCGGTATCGGCGGCGAAGAGAGCGTACGTGATCATGCAGGGGGCGCACAGTCCTTGGGATCCGGACAAGATGAGGGCGGCGGACGCGGCGGTGGTGGCGGAGCTGCGGCGGTTGGGGGTTTTGAGGGAGAGGTTTAGGAGGAGTAGTGTGGGGAGGGAATTGGTGCGTGGTGGTGGGAGGAGGAGGTTGGGGAACGGGGGAGTGACGGTGAGGGAGGTGGTGGCGCCGTACGAGGCGGCGGTGGAGGAGCTGAAGGGGGAGGTGAAGGCGAAGGAGAGGGAGATCGAGAGTTTGAGGGAGAAGCTGAAGACGGCCACTAGCGTCAGCGGTGGTTCTGGTGGGGGGAAGAAGGGCAGGTCGAGTCAGTCGAGGAGGAAAGTCAGCTGCAGTAGTCAAGCTCATG CTTCGCCGGCGCCGGAGCTATTCGAGACCACCATGGCTTCAGTAACCGAATCCGGCAAGTCCTTCACAtcgctcctcctctccctcatGCGCTCCGCCCACTGGGACATCGCCGCCGCCGTCCGCTCCATCGAATCCGCCGCTACCCCCTCCGCCGACCCAACCGACACCACCACCCCTTCCCTCCTCGGCCCCCACCACGCCAAGTACGCCCTCGAGTCTTACGTCAGCCGCAAGGTCTTCCAGGGCTTCGACCACGAGACCTTCTACATGGACggctccctctcctccctcctccgcCCCGACCAGTTCCGCCGCGACTGCTTCACCCAGTACCAGGACATGAAGTCCATGGACCCCGTCGAGCTCCTGGGGGTCCTGCCCACGTGCCACTTCGGCAAGTTCTGCTCCAAGAAGTACCTCTCGATCGTCCACCCGAAGATGGAGGAGTCCTTGTTCGGGGACCTGGAGCAGCGGCGGCAGGTGGTGGCCGGGGCACACCCGAGGAGCCAGTTCTACGGGGAGTTCGCGCGGCTGGCGAAGGCGGTCTGGCTGCTGCATCTGCTGGCGTTCGCGATGGAGCCGCCGCCAAGCCATTTCGAGGCGAGCGTCGGGGCGGAGTTTCATGCGGAGTATATGGAGAGTGTGGTGAGGTTTGGGAaaggacgaggaggaggaggagggggcgTGGGGCAGgtggtcgggttcgggttgagTCCCGGGTTTAAGCTGGGGAATGGGTCGGTCATCAAGGCCAGGGTTTATTTGGTGCCCCGGAAGTGA